Below is a window of Oryza brachyantha chromosome 10, ObraRS2, whole genome shotgun sequence DNA.
GacaccttgagatactttttaagaatgataagAAAGCTCATCTGTTCACATGTATAATTTAGCCAATATAACCTTATTTAGCCAGCTATTAGTTGTTTTAGAAGATCAATCGCTAAATGTCTTAGCCTGCTATTTATGACCGTGCATAGgatccatgaaaaaaaatccttggtTTAAAGGggggagttttttttaaaaaaaattaccagaTTTCCACCGAAATTAAACTGTTTCACGTGAATTTAATTAGTTTCAAACATAAGGTCGATTTTGCTTGAGCGCCACTTACACATGTAACACATCTACTACTGTTGATACTTGAGAGACATTGACCATGAATGGTACGTGCAATGCAGGAAGAAGGCTGGGTGGTGTGCCGCGCGTTCAAGAAGAGAACCATGCACCCGCCGCGGAGCTCCATCGGGGCATGGCAGGCGAGCTACTCCTACCACGACCCCGTCTTCGTCGGCGGCGTGGAGCACTTCAAGCAGGAGGCAGCTGCCCCCGAgctggacggcggcgtcgccgcggccgccggcgctaAAGCCTTCCTGCAGTACTCCAGCCGCTTGGCCGAGCTGCCGCAGCTGGAGAGCCCGCCGCTGCCAAGCCAGGGCggcgcctcggccgtcgtcgacggAGAGGAAGACGACGGCTCCAGcaggcggccggcgccgggcgCCGCGGTGACCACGGACTGGAGGGCGTTCGACAAGTTCGTCGCGTTCCAGCTCAGCCccgaggagcagcagcagcagcacaccaCCACCTGCCGTGGCTCCGCCTTGCAGCTGCAGGAGTGCAAGTCGACGGCGCCGGGGGCAGGCAATgccatcgtcgtcgacgacgacgacatggcAGCGCTGCTGCTCCTTGACGGCGAAGCGcaggaggacgacgccggGAGGTGGCTGGGCTCCGGCGGGCTACTGATCAGCGCCGTGGCCGACTCGACGGACTGCGCCCTCGGCACCTGCTTGCCTTCCGAGATCAACTGATCGATCCGGGCTCACTCCTCCTGAGCAGAAGTGTGAGATACCTACGAACTGTATGCGTGGCTATACgcctatacatatatatatatgtagctgATCAAAGCATCATTTCAGATTTTCAGCTTCAGTTCTTGGAAGTGATCAGTGGATGatgaccatatatatatagctccaTCTATTCACTTTATGGTGTATAGATGTTTAAACCAACCATCCATCTCTACCTTGTTGTCGATGGCAATTGTTGCATGGTATACATGGTGCATACAACATGAGAGTTGTGTGATATGCAGTGCTCACTTTGATATTCGTATAAATGcaatattttctataggatATCGACCAATTTTAATATTAcacatgttttatattatttgatattCTAGTCAttcataaattcatatatatgataatatattctagacatgtatataaaacatatttattgatctatgaataaatctagatatgcTCAaatcatcttataatatgtaactAATAGAATATGAGATTTAGTTGTAGTAGGATGTGTCAACAAGTTTCATAAAGCAATTTGTGCCCACCCGCCATATCCTTATTTATGTGAAGTATGGTGGTTGACATCTACATATTAGTAaccataaaagttttacatgtAGTTTGTTTAACTTGATGCATGGCTTACCTTTTTTGAGGTTAGACTATAATTTCCTTGTCGTTTAACTTGCTAGCTTGCCTTCATGTCCCCTTGTTTCGTGCCATTATTCTCACATATTGACGTCTTTGTCGTGCTCTTCAAAAGAGTGATAACTATAATGATGtatcttgttttttataagACTGTTGCTCATCATATTTATCGTTCAGTAAATGATCAATATAATGCATTTATAGGACCTAATATAGTTAGGATGGTAAACCGATTTTCCCGCGCTTTGTCACTAGGAGGAACTACATATACCTTATTGTTATATACGGTAGCTgcactattaatttatcagaCAACACATTTACGCCCATAAATCATCTACTCTACCACTATGCACGCTCCATTCAAGCATAAGAAGTACTTAACTCTTATAATACCGTTACACTTTCAAAatagtttctattttttacgTGGTAAGATAAAACTCTATTACGTATATTATGTACGACTCAGTAACGTgtccatttcatattttcatgCAAACAAATTCCGTTAACACCATAAGTGTTTCTTTTACGTCcaaaaattcatatgaacaCTATCTTAGTTCAGTAAATAAACATAAAGAAGATGTTGCCTTATTTACCATAAGAAATATTTAGTATGCAATAAATGGGGAAAAGATAGAAATACATTAGtgaatttctaaaatagtcaTATCTAGCTAGCGCCCACATAATACCTACAAAACAGAGATGATATACTAGGAAAAATGTGACaataaaccaaataaataCACATACATATCAACCAAAGCCAACGCAATTCAAAGTTAAAACAGAATTAAGCCCTCCTCCCTCGACCTTCGTCCCCATCTCACACCCTCCCCCCTTCACATCCTCATGTTCCTCGACACGActttcacatatttttttggtcATGCTCTTTAAGAAAGTGATAATTATAATAGTGTATCTTGTTTTGTATAACACTATGATATATTGTTGTTTAGGGCATGATCAATCCAACACATTTATAAGATCTGATATAGTTATTATGTTGAtaaactgatttttttacacTTTGTCAACGGAAAGAAAACTACACGCAATTACTAAGTGCACTATTAATACATCGAACAACACATTTACACTCATAAAACCATCAACTCTCTCATGATGCATGCTCCATTCAAGCATCAAAACACTTATCTCTTACGATTCCGTTAAACTTTCAAAATagtttccatatttttacatggcaAAACAAGCTCTATTGTCTTATTATACGTAGTTGATAAACGGCTTATAAACGGTCTTTCCCGCGCTTTTTTACattcccatgcaaaacaatgTTGATAAAGTTCTGCGTGTATCTTTTACGTCCCAAAATTCCCCGGCTtagttatagaaaataaacacaaaaaaatatgttgactTATTTACCCCGGgcaatatttgatatatactaaatagaaaaaggaaaacattagtaaatttctaaaatagtcaTTTTGAAATTCTTCTACACCATCTAATACATACAAAACCATTTATCTCTTTAGCTGACGTCCACAGGATACCTTAAAAACACAACCAGAATACTTAAAAGGAGTGACAATAAGCTGAATAAATACACATGCATATCAACCAAAGCCAGCCCAGTCCAAAGTCGAAAGTTTCCACCtcgcccccctccccccccttCACCGAGCGAAACATCCACACTCTCCCCGTCGcggccacctcgccggcggcaccgccgcgccggccccTTCACGCCGCGAACGTAtccttctcgtcgtcgcgccggccCCCGTTGCATCGCACAGGTATGTGGCGGTGACTCGCACACACCTTGCTCCCTATGGTCCGACCTGTTCGTATCCGTCTCCCTCAATCAGACACTCTCTGTGTGTCCAATCTGCAGCGCGAGCCGGAGGTAGGAGTCGCCTACTCGCGCGGGCGGCCGGAGAGAAGACCCCTGGGCGCGGCGTAGACGGCCTCCGCTCCTTCCCGACCCCGCCCTAGACTCCTTCCTACCCCGGCGCGGCCCGGCCTGGCCTCATCGCGCGCACGGCCGGCGAGCGGGTTTGGaggggcggggcggcgcgg
It encodes the following:
- the LOC102713303 gene encoding NAC domain-containing protein 105-like, with translation MVIMEPCVPPGFRFHPTDEELVGYYLRKKVASQKIDLDVIRDVDLYRIEPWDLQEHCRIGYEEQSEWYFFSYKDRKYPTGTRTNRATMTGFWKATGRDKAVRERSRLIGMRKTLVFYKGRAPNGHKTDWIVHEYRLESDENAPPQEEGWVVCRAFKKRTMHPPRSSIGAWQASYSYHDPVFVGGVEHFKQEAAAPELDGGVAAAAGAKAFLQYSSRLAELPQLESPPLPSQGGASAVVDGEEDDGSSRRPAPGAAVTTDWRAFDKFVAFQLSPEEQQQQHTTTCRNAIVVDDDDMAALLLLDGEAQEDDAGRWLGSGGLLISAVADSTDCALGTCLPSEIN